The Syngnathoides biaculeatus isolate LvHL_M chromosome 20, ASM1980259v1, whole genome shotgun sequence nucleotide sequence aaaaataaaaatgacctgaaagggaaaacaaaaataatcatagtaaaaaaaaaagaaaaattataccACCTCTGAGCACcttacaacaaatgttccaaaaataattgtacaatgatttacatattcgcttcatgtaaaaaaaaaagtaaatttcaaatttttttggtAACCCTTGGGTGATACCTGTTATGACAACAAGACAAGATGCAATACTTgtgagttaaaagaaaaaaagtaaacagcacaacgcataataataataataataatgacaacaacaaaaggaataaGTGGTggaaccaacaaacaaaattaagataaatttgatttcacattatgtaGTAACATCTTTCAATGTTATGgcatattttgtccagttttcccaaACCTGTCTCGTTCTTGCTtcaagatgacttttttttttttaatttctaaattAAATTGCACggggaggcacggtggatcaccttgcaaaccgttggcctcacagttctgaggacatgggttcgatcccgggccccgcctttgtggattttgcatgttcttcccgtgcctgcgtgggtttcctcccacatcccaaaaacatgcaacattaattggactctctaaattgcccataggtgtgattgcgagtgcaactgttCGTCTTgatgtgcctgcgattggctggcaaccagttcagggtctaccctgcttatttctcgttgacagctgggatagggtccagcactccccgcgaccctcgtgaggataagcggcaaagaaaatggatggatggaaattgcacAGGTGTGGATGTGCATGTGCATCTTTGAGTTTGATCCCCCCGGTTTTCGCTCATTCCTTGAATGAACAGGTGTGGAGGTCTTCCGTCTCGGGTGTGATTGGtgaaaattcagcaaaaaaaaaaagaaaaacagcagttTCAGTCAAATAAGGTTTTGCAGATttagaaaaaacatttatttacaaaacagtgCAACACAATAATGCAAATTTACCCCAACATAATAACAAGAATGGAAAAATAGCCTGAGTGCACCGCAACTCAACGGaactcctgagattcaactgggcCACCTTCGGTTGAACGTGTGCGAACGAAAAGGCAACCAAGACTCGAATTGTCGCCTACGGAGTGTGAAAACAGGCGCAGAGCAGGTCTGGACTGGCGGTAGCAGACTACACAGGGGACAGGTTTCTGGTCAAGTCAGTCGGGGAGGACCGCGACACTGTGGGTTGGGAGGACACGAtccatgaatgaatgaaggaaacGTGATTTTACTGACATCATCATGTccattaaaggaagactctccccaaatttcatatgtacaataaaccctccaaggtgaagtaataatattattacatatattctggacattaattgaaaaaaaaaaaagaaaataaagaacattttttttaaatccaagcaaaatctggatgtgtgccagctttcacagccaaacgctGAAGAAACATCCGTGACTCCGCAGCATTACGACCATTCCCTTCGAGCtgagccaagatgccgacgaaAACGGAGAAAACGCGCCCAAACGTCTCCTTCTTTAAAGTCCCGTGGGGTTAACCTGACAGAATAAAGCTgcggctgtcacagttgaggctcgttcaccagcaggggaaatttgcatgcGTCTAATCGATACTGGTTGTCAGCTGCTTAGTTGTATAGCCTCTCGTACTGGTACTGCAgaagcaacaacatattttaggAGGCCGCACGATGGCGCAAGCTGTccaatcccggacttccgtgtgtagagtttgcatgccGGTTGTTTGCGAGAGgttgactgcttgaaaagtacaatatggggggggggggggtctggccacgcctgctgtatattctccacatcaaaaccaactcctcagaaaagcatcaaatctccgcggtccatataattatttttcacaaaaatcatccacaaaatgccagatagtggacgttctctgtttggTGAAACATATCCGCGAGCAAtttgggggtcagaacaggaagcactgcaggcgtgggaaacgctgattggctgtcagttttccggCGCGGCTCactggaatgtctgagcgagagaggaatttcgagaatacttttccaatttagagatgtttctcggtgaaatctgtggataactctggcattcaaagaaacactgaaccctcatctactaacttttaacgtgtgctcccattcctatgaatctcgacaaagtcttcctttaagggaagcaatctgtctgtgtgtgtgtgtgtgtgtgtgttttaccaAGATTCCACAGTGCGTGTTCTGCCGCTAGCTCTTTAGCGACATCCAGCTGCACACACGCTACGTCCGGTATGTAGACTTCTCGTGTCAGCAGCATCACCACCtatgtacacaaacacaaacattgaaTGTAACAAAGCAGTATGTTGATTGGTGAAAAATGGCTCAAcaatgactttgattttgaatctttttttttatttgatctcTGCCAGTCGTAAAATATGTTAAAGTGACTCATCCCCGGTCCGTGCAACAAGCGTTTGGAAGACATCATTGAGATAGAACAGCAGATACTCTTTACTCTTGACTTCTCAACGAGTATTCAGTCATAAGCACAGTATTCGGATGAAACGACTTTTATTGGGTTTATttcatacaaaattttaaaaatgcacgaGCTCCTTCAAAGTGGAGCACATTACGCAGAGTGATCCGCACGTCTCACTGGCGACAACACGTCCGcgacataaaatattttcctaTTTGAAATGTGCTCTGTgaaggtgtagtggtacacacgccttactatggtgtgggcagcgtgggatcgattcctgctcagtgacggtgttgaTGTCTGCCCTGCggctgactgccgaccagttaagggcgtagtccgcctttcacccgaagctagctggaataggctccgtctctcctgtgacccttgtggggataagtggctggatggatgaatgtgctATATTTTGCAAATAGATTTCTATGCCATTCACAGTTCTTGCAAGGAAAAATGAGTCAACATGATAGGGGTTGTACGGAGAATGCGTGTCGCTGGAATGTGCCGCAAGCTAGGTGCATTTAATGGATGAATGCTAATGTTATCATCACCTTGTAGACCAGCAGGGAGGCCCCTTCTGGAGCCAGCTGAGACAGCTCGTAATGTGGAGGTGGCAAGTTGTTCACGCAGCAATACAACTCCAGCAGACTGACAGCGGAGCAGAACTGATCGCGTTGGAGCAGCTGCAAGTTGGTGGGGTACAGCTGAGCGCCAGGATTGAGCGGGAACACACCGTGGGCAGCTAGAACTGAACAAATAAGGAATGACAAAGGTGAAACAAAACAGTGCCCACTGTCTTGGTTCTGAAGGGAATGAAGTGGTCTGATCGCATACATGATGCTCCGGGAGTCTGAGAGCTCCACTGGACATGAGGGTTCATGGACTCCACAGCATGGTGCTCATTTGTGCCACCGTGCTGCGGGTTGACCACCCCCGTAGCTCCACCTAGTGACAGACAACAATTAAATGCTATTTTAGGAAATGGCGCAGGGTACAATCAACTCTGTATGTGTCTATGTGTCCACCTGTTGCAATTACCAGTAAATAgtttggaaaataatttaaCAGGTAAATTGAGACCAAACTATAATTATTTCGCCAAATATGTTAAGGGTTACATTTGATTATTGGTGGCCGGTTACAATTGTGTGATTCAAAATATGTCCCCACGCTAGGGGAAAAGCTGTTTTTGAAGACATCCAATAATCGGGGCACTTTAAGGGAAAAATGGGGAAACTCTGCCTGATTATCGCTTAAGGGAcacaatctgtgtgtgtgtgcgtgaccAAGATTACACAAGGCGTGTTCTGCCGCCAGCTCTTTAGCGGCATCCAGCTGCATACATAACATGTCTGGCATGAAGACTTCTTGTGTCAGCAGCATCATCAcctaaatacacaaaaacatgcagtgaatGTCACAAAGCAGTATGCTGATTGgtgaaaaatgctgaaaaatgcCTCAACAATTGACTCAGATTTtgaatcttatttttttatctgaTCTCTGTCCGTCGTAAAATATGTTGAAGTGGCTCATCCGCGCTCTGTGCTGCAGGCGTTTGGAGGACACCATTGATATAGAACGACAGATATTCTTTACCAGTCATAAGCGAAGTATTCTGATGAAATTAGTTttgttggatttatttcatgcaaaattaaaaaaaatgcatgtgctCCTTGAAAGTGTAGCACGTTATGCAGTGTGATGTGCACGTCTCACTGGCAATGACACATCTGCTACAGAAatgattttcctttttgaaatgtgctatatttTCCAAATAGATTTCTATTCCATTCACAGGTCTTACAAGGAAAAATGAGATTATGCATGATGGGTGTGCCAGAGGTCTGGATGGGAAAATGTGCGTGGCGAGAATCTACCGCAAGCTCGATgcgtttaataaaaaaaagatttgtgtgcaaatggatgaatgaatgctcATGTCATCATCACCTTGTAGACCAGCAGGAAGCCCCCATCTGGACCCAGCAGAGAGAAGAGCTCGTAACGCGGGGGCGGCAGCTTGTTCACGCAGCAATACAACTCCAGCAGACTCACGGCGGAGCCGAACTGACCAGGTTGGAGCAGCTGCAAGTCGGTGGGGTACAGCTGAGAGCCAGGATTGAGCGGGAACACACCCTGGGCAGCTCGAACTGGACAAATCAGGAATGACAAAGGTGAAACTAAACAGTGCCCACTGTCTTGGTTCTGAAGGGAATGAAGTGGTCTGATCGCATACATGATGGTCCAGGAGTCCAAGGGCTCCACTGCACACGAGGGTTCGTGGATTCCACAGCATGGCTCTCATCAGTGCCACCATTTTGCAGGTTGATTACCCCACTGGCTCCACCTCCTTGTGGCTGCCTTTGCTGCCATCTGTAGATATTCAGGGTCACTGCTACGGGGTTTCCGTCGACGATGGCGCCGTTCATCATCCTGGCGGCAACGACGGCATCCTCGTGGCAGCCGAAGTGAATGTAGGCGTGGCGGATGAACTTCTTCACTCGCGCCACTGCGCCTGGTTTGAAGCGCTCAAACTCGCGCCGCAGGGTTGCCGCTGTGGTGCTCGGCGAGAGGTTGCACACCTGAAAGGTACATCAGACTACCACAATAAAAGAATGCTTTGCGGTATGGAcgtgttattgttttattttgacaaacgtGCTTGTGTGCGTGCTTTCGCACGATACTACAATTCCAGACTTAGTAGACTTAAAAGACGGAGGATAGCGAACAGAATATGAGAATATGATTCTGAGGGGTATGGAATGGTAAGGGAGGTACCATATCTTTTTTGCTGACGAGGTATCATGGTTTGGTTTCGGTTCCGGTACACACCGTGACGAATCAAATTGTTTAGATCGCAATCATTCATCAGATCAAGACTTGACTAACGTGGACTGTTTTGATGGAATGCAGGTTGGCTCCCTTCCTGTCCTTTTCCAGCTGGGCCCAGTCTATCCAGATGTTCTTGCCCCACAACTTCTTCCCTGCGGTGAGAAGATAACAGTCATGAATCTCACAAATATGATATTCAAAAAGGTCGTCGGTTCGTCGCGTCTTCATTCTTAGCGCTGCCGCACGCTGTCTTTGTTAGGAAAGCCTACGTTTCCCTTTGCGTGTGGTGTTATGTGTTCAGATTATTTGAGGCACCAGGCACAATCCAACCAAAACCGTTAAATCCCTGAATTTGTATCTTTATCCGTGGGGTCTGTCacgaatttgaaaaaaaaaaaaaaaaaatggatcaataaaaacattaattggacactctatacagcccataggtgtgattgtgagtgctgctgtttgtctctgtgtgccatgcaattggctggcaaccagttcagggtgtcagctgggataggctccagcactccccccaacccttgtgaggataagcgacaaaagaaaatggatgaatagtacaagacatatGGGGGgaacagaacagtggtgaggtgtgccgtaggtgtgacagaggaatttaaagtggaggtgggactgcatcggggatcagctctgagcccctttctgttagctgtagtaatggataggctgacagatgaggttagactggaatccccttggaccatgttcgcagatgataatagtgattttcaaccagttcagggagtaccccgtctcctgcccattgacagctggtataggctccagaacccttgtgaggataagcggctaagaaaaaggatggatttgATTGAAAACATTCAAGGAAAACGCGACTGTAACTGGTTATGCTGGCTGGGACAAAAACTTACTTGCCATCAATGCCTTACGAGCAAGAGCAGCTGCCTTGTGGGTCTCGTACTCCAGAAAAGCGAAGCCTTGGTTTTCACCTGTGTGGCTTGGAAACACGGAGACTTCTAGAAGGCCCTCCGTTACCTAGGAGGGTCAACGTGATTTTGATGTGAAGACCACGCGACAACTCATCCACAGACAAAGACGTCCTTGTGTGTACCTCTTTGACCGCCTCCGTGATCTCCTCCTTACTCTTATTTTTGGAAATGGAGGCAAGGAAGAGGCTGCATTTTTGCAGAGAGAGGCAAACACCGACGAACCTTCCTCGGCGAACCTCATGGTTATTCAGGTTCCGGACAGCTTTTTCGGCCGCCTCACTGGAACACATTCATAGTCGTTCTGATCATTCTGATCAAAGCTTTCGACACATGAATAAGTCGGGCATTAACCGGTCGGTGTACAGGACAAAGCCGTAGCCGCGGTTTTGTCCATTTAACTCGAGCATCAGCCTCATCTCGTAAATGGTGCCAGCGGTCTCGAAGAGAGGGACGAGCTCATCTTCATATATGTACGCCGGAATCTTGCCGACAAAGACCTCGCAGTCAATGCATGGCATGGGACCCACCCAGTCTGCAGATAGAGACATCACTCAGTTCTTAAGTCTTCAAGAAATCCATCACATGagtaaaagtataaaatatggATGCAAATAGGGAGCTCAGAACATCTGTTTTGCATTTCTACTCACTTGGTGGCGGTCCGCCATACTTTCTCTGCCCATTCTCCTGAATCATATTATACCCCGTTCTGTCCATCAGTTTCACCAAGGCCAAGTGAATGGACTGTTCCTTCCTGAGGTGTTCCATGTCAGTCAGAGGGTTGAACCGCCCTGAGGATGCTTCACCGTCTTCACCCAACTCTCGGTCATCACCTATAAAGTGTTTGGAGATCTTTTTAATCATCAGATTTTGTGTTGCTGTAGATTAGTGATAAAATATGGCTCGTTCTCATTTAGCTACAAATTTGGGTTAATTAGGTTAGTAGAACTCTATCGTAAACTCGGAGCCAACTGTCTGGTGAGATATGGAAAGTTGTTTGAATTAAATTTATTGTAAAATCCTTTGAAAGATAATGTAAGCATGGGTAGGtatgttttcaaaatataatatggatatttttcaacacctgttttttttaacaatacatttaattaataGTTCTTTAATTCTATTAAACGGGGGGGGGTTGACTTGGTGACAATAAGGAAGTTTTTATCCACTTAGTTAGTTTAAAATTATGACTCAACATTATTACATAGTATTTACATCCAGTTGAACATTCCTAACAGCTAAATAATTAATGTTTTCACAATCTAAAGTTTCAATCATCATCGGATGTTGCATATTTACTAACATGTCGTTGAAACAATGATGGGAAGGAGTGGGGGAtttacactttttctttttctttatagCTTCGTACTTCCATAATTATGCTAATATTCTTCTGTACTCCGGAGTACAGCAAAAAAGGTAGAAAACAACTATCATGAAGTTAATAGCAAGGAGGGGGGCGTGATATCAATTATGTATTACAATAAGAtattatacataaaatatacGATTTCGATTCTGGAAGCGTCAGGTTAAATTAGGCAACGTTAGCCTTCATGCTAACTGCCGTCTTTTGCTAACCAGTTTCTCAACGATATTTATGAAAACTAACTTAAACACTTACGATATCTAGCTTCCGCCATTTAGTCCAGAGTATTTTGTCAAATTATAAAACGAATTTAAGATCAAAAAGTTGATATTTTGGGAATATTTTTCGGGACAACTCGGTGGTCGAGCGCACACCTGTTGCGACCGGATCAACTGTTTTGATTGACGTGAATGTCAGCGAATCAGCGATGCCCAATTAAGGATGGCCGTCGTCGCAATGGACAGTCCAAAATGCTACATTACAAATAAACACAATACGCGAAAAGAATAGTAATATATATCGCGAATACCATTTCAGGGATTGTCCAActcataaatgtaaaaaacaaaatggggtAAAAATGACCAACTTGTTTGAACTTCACAAGTAAAGATGCAAAGTTTCCTAACTTCCCAAGAttgaacaaatatttaattttatcatgaaaatgtttttttaaaaaactgtggTTGTTGTTCTGTCCTGCTC carries:
- the LOC133493143 gene encoding probable RNA-binding protein 46 isoform X4; its protein translation is MEHLRKEQSIHLALVKLMDRTGYNMIQENGQRKYGGPPPNWVGPMPCIDCEVFVGKIPAYIYEDELVPLFETAGTIYEMRLMLELNGQNRGYGFVLYTDREAAEKAVRNLNNHEVRRGRFVGVCLSLQKCSLFLASISKNKSKEEITEAVKEVTEGLLEVSVFPSHTGENQGFAFLEYETHKAAALARKALMARKKLWGKNIWIDWAQLEKDRKGANLHSIKTVHVCNLSPSTTAATLRREFERFKPGAVARVKKFIRHAYIHFGCHEDAVVAARMMNGAIVDGNPVAVTLNIYRWQQRQPQGGGASGVINLQNGGTDESHAVESTNPRVQWSPWTPGPSFRAAQGVFPLNPGSQLYPTDLQLLQPGQFGSAVSLLELYCCVNKLPPPRYELFSLLGPDGGFLLVYKVMMLLTQEVFMPDMLCMQLDAAKELAAEHALCGATGVVNPQHGGTNEHHAVESMNPHVQWSSQTPGASFLAAHGVFPLNPGAQLYPTNLQLLQRDQFCSAVSLLELYCCVNNLPPPHYELSQLAPEGASLLVYKVVMLLTREVYIPDVACVQLDVAKELAAEHALWNLVSRSSPTDLTRNLSPV
- the LOC133493143 gene encoding probable RNA-binding protein 46 isoform X2 — encoded protein: MAEARYRDDRELGEDGEASSGRFNPLTDMEHLRKEQSIHLALVKLMDRTGYNMIQENGQRKYGGPPPNWVGPMPCIDCEVFVGKIPAYIYEDELVPLFETAGTIYEMRLMLELNGQNRGYGFVLEAAEKAVRNLNNHEVRRGRFVGVCLSLQKCSLFLASISKNKSKEEITEAVKEVTEGLLEVSVFPSHTGENQGFAFLEYETHKAAALARKALMARKKLWGKNIWIDWAQLEKDRKGANLHSIKTVHVCNLSPSTTAATLRREFERFKPGAVARVKKFIRHAYIHFGCHEDAVVAARMMNGAIVDGNPVAVTLNIYRWQQRQPQGGGASGVINLQNGGTDESHAVESTNPRVQWSPWTPGPSFRAAQGVFPLNPGSQLYPTDLQLLQPGQFGSAVSLLELYCCVNKLPPPRYELFSLLGPDGGFLLVYKVMMLLTQEVFMPDMLCMQLDAAKELAAEHALCGATGVVNPQHGGTNEHHAVESMNPHVQWSSQTPGASFLAAHGVFPLNPGAQLYPTNLQLLQRDQFCSAVSLLELYCCVNNLPPPHYELSQLAPEGASLLVYKVVMLLTREVYIPDVACVQLDVAKELAAEHALWNLVSRSSPTDLTRNLSPV
- the LOC133493143 gene encoding probable RNA-binding protein 46 isoform X1, producing the protein MAEARYRDDRELGEDGEASSGRFNPLTDMEHLRKEQSIHLALVKLMDRTGYNMIQENGQRKYGGPPPNWVGPMPCIDCEVFVGKIPAYIYEDELVPLFETAGTIYEMRLMLELNGQNRGYGFVLYTDREAAEKAVRNLNNHEVRRGRFVGVCLSLQKCSLFLASISKNKSKEEITEAVKEVTEGLLEVSVFPSHTGENQGFAFLEYETHKAAALARKALMARKKLWGKNIWIDWAQLEKDRKGANLHSIKTVHVCNLSPSTTAATLRREFERFKPGAVARVKKFIRHAYIHFGCHEDAVVAARMMNGAIVDGNPVAVTLNIYRWQQRQPQGGGASGVINLQNGGTDESHAVESTNPRVQWSPWTPGPSFRAAQGVFPLNPGSQLYPTDLQLLQPGQFGSAVSLLELYCCVNKLPPPRYELFSLLGPDGGFLLVYKVMMLLTQEVFMPDMLCMQLDAAKELAAEHALCGATGVVNPQHGGTNEHHAVESMNPHVQWSSQTPGASFLAAHGVFPLNPGAQLYPTNLQLLQRDQFCSAVSLLELYCCVNNLPPPHYELSQLAPEGASLLVYKVVMLLTREVYIPDVACVQLDVAKELAAEHALWNLVSRSSPTDLTRNLSPV
- the LOC133493143 gene encoding probable RNA-binding protein 46 isoform X3, which translates into the protein MAEARYRDDRELGEDGEASSGRFNPLTDMEHLRKEQSIHLALVKLMDRTGYNMIQENGQRKYGGPPPNWVGPMPCIDCEVFVGKIPAYIYEDELVPLFETAGTIYEMRLMLELNGQNRGYGFVLYTDREAAEKAVRNLNNHEVRRGRFVGVCLSLQKCSLFLASISKNKSKEEITEAVKEVTEGLLEVSVFPSHTGENQGFAFLEYETHKAAALARKKLWGKNIWIDWAQLEKDRKGANLHSIKTVHVCNLSPSTTAATLRREFERFKPGAVARVKKFIRHAYIHFGCHEDAVVAARMMNGAIVDGNPVAVTLNIYRWQQRQPQGGGASGVINLQNGGTDESHAVESTNPRVQWSPWTPGPSFRAAQGVFPLNPGSQLYPTDLQLLQPGQFGSAVSLLELYCCVNKLPPPRYELFSLLGPDGGFLLVYKVMMLLTQEVFMPDMLCMQLDAAKELAAEHALCGATGVVNPQHGGTNEHHAVESMNPHVQWSSQTPGASFLAAHGVFPLNPGAQLYPTNLQLLQRDQFCSAVSLLELYCCVNNLPPPHYELSQLAPEGASLLVYKVVMLLTREVYIPDVACVQLDVAKELAAEHALWNLVSRSSPTDLTRNLSPV